The nucleotide sequence ATGCCATCCAACCTATCGAGAATGGAAGTACTCACCCTGCGATTGAGCAGTTCTTCATCCACTTGCACAAATGATCCGGTCACCCTTTCCTTGGGCAGTTCCTGATAACCTGTGGAAACCACCTCCACCCCCTGCATACTAAAATCCGATGGCTGTAATCCTACTTTTAGTGTCCTTTCCAGGGGCACGGTTACCAGTTCTTCCTTTTTGGTATAGCCTAGAAAGCTGAAGACAAGCGCATAATCCCCAGGGGCAAGCTCTAGGGAGAAGTTTCCCGAATGATCGGTAACCGTTCCCACCGCAGTTCCTTTGATAAGGACCGTTCCTCCTGAGATGGGCTCATGGCTAGCAGCATCGTACAGCTCCCCTCTCAAGGTATGCTCCTGCGCCTCTAATGTCCCCATACAGACGAAAATCACGTATATTCCTGTAAAAAATCTTTTCATGATTGATATATTTTAGAATAAATGATCAGTCCTGATGCTTTCGGATCACCAATACCTCTATCGGTACCTCCACCTCTTTGAGGACTAATCCCTTTGCCTCCAAGGCCTTTTTTAATTCCTCTACCTTTCCCAAGCTGCATTCTATATCCAGTGCTATGGAATAGTCCATTCCTGTCCTGTCCACTATAGGTCTAGGCGACTTTTGGTAGAAATAGGCATTCAGCTGCAGTACAAAGCGGTCCAGTGGATAACCCTTCATGCTCAGGCCATATGGCTTGAAGTCAAAGGATTTCTCCGTGGAGCCATACCTGGGCAGTGCTTGGTCTTTTAGCATAATGGCATAGACAGGGCGCTCGCGCACTTCGATCTGGGCGCTGTACTGCGGGAAATAACGCCTTAAATCTTCCTGCATAAGCTCAAATTTCCTCCCTAACATCGATGGTGGCAGTACCAGCTCATAGCCATAGACATTTCCCTCGGCCATCCAGGCCAGATAATCCGCCCCGCTCAGGTCAGTATTGAAGCGACTCCTATCCACTCCTTCATAGATGATCCTGTTTTTTCCAAAATAGAGATTGGGGTCTCCTGCATAAAAAGCAATCCTGTAGAGCTTCTCCAATACGGTATTGGTAAAAAAGATGCGGCCACCATGGCTATCCTTAAACTCCACCATCCTTCCCGGCAATCCAGGAATATATCCCGTAAGGGCAGATTGGAAAAGCAGATTTTTATCCTCAATCTGAGCATTACCCCCAATGAAAAGCTGCTCGTCAAAAAACTCGTTTTCTTTATCCGCTTTCAATTGGAATTCCTGCGTTTTATCCTCCACCAGGGCCTGGATCTTTTTCCGTGTGATATTTTCCCCACCGGTGATGGCGGATACCATCCCTTCCCTACCAATGATCACATAATGCGGCAAAGTCTTATGGGGAAACATATTCCTTAGTAGCTTATCCGATACCGCTATGGGCATGGATATTCCCTTTAGACTAGACAGCTTATCAAATAACTTATTTACCTTCTCCTGATCCTGATAGGTCACCGGAAGGACCATAAGGTCTTCCTCAAATTCCTGCTGTAGACTGTCTAGCTTCGGAAAGCCCTTCACACAAGGCGCACACCAAGTGGCCCAGAAGTCCAGGATCAGGAGTTTGCCCCGGTAATCGGAGAGCTGCACTTTCCCTTCGGGATGGTTGAGGACATTTTCGATCAGCAGGTCGGGTAATTGGTCCCCTACTTTAAGTTCGCTTAGCTGTGAGGGAGCGGCATTACTCACGGCCGCTCCTCCAGTAAAGGTGTCAGCAACTTTCGTCTGTGGAAATAAATCACTTCCAAAAAGGCATAAGTATGCCAGGAAGCATGTGAATGTTGTTTTTTTCATGCTTAAAATGCAGTTGTGTAGAAAGTATTGGGACAAGACTCGGAGTCTTGTCAGATACTAGTAGCAAGAGCCAAGATTAAAGACTGGTTTACGTAGGCAAGAACGTCTAATTCTCCGTCATTGCGATCCCGGTGAGCCGGGAGAAGCAATCCCGCCTTCCGAAGCCTTTAATTCCCCTTTCCCTTTTTATTCCCCTACTTTTTCCCATTGCCGGAAAAAGTAGCAAAAAGGTCTAGGCCGGTGGAGCTGTTTTACCTTTGTGCCATTTATTCATACGATGAAGATGGCGTTAATCCCAAAGGTATTTTGTGTCGCTGTCTACGGGCTAAAAAGAAGTGGATCTAGCCGAGGGCTAGCTAACTTCTTTTTTTAACGCCCTCCGACAACTCCACAAAACCAACAGCTCCAAGGGCCGGAACTTGGATTACGATCCGAAAACGAAATAGTCTCGTAATCACCCCTAGCCCCCCTTAAAGGGGACTTCTTGATCTCATAATCGAAATCCATTCCTCACCCTTCAGGGAGGAATGAGCGTTTATAAAACAGTCGGTGACTGTTTTTAGCGAGTAGCCAGCCTGAAGCGCAGGAGGTGGGGGTAAATTACTGTCTTAGAGTATATAAGTCTCCCCGTCCAATACGTACTCCAAAGCTTTCGGCCTTCGCCTTTCGACTTTTAGCTTCCTTCCTTCTACAATTGTTAAGAAATCATTTAATTACCCCAGTGCTTATAAAGCCCCAGGCCAGGCTGCCCTACCAGACGTCCCTTCCGGAGCGGGACGAATGCAGCCTACGAATTGCGATAAAAGTTTTAAAGTCAAGAAATCACTCAGGATTTCTGATAATCTTTTCGTAAATGAAGTTTGGGTTCGTATTCATTTTATTAGGTATAGATTATGATTAAATAAAAACCCTCAAGCTTTATTACTTATCTGCAACAAAGAACTAACAATGAATCAAATATATAAAAATCAATTCAATAAACAATCTATTAAACATATTTTTATTTCCATTAGTATTATTTATAAATCTATTAGACATATTATAATGACAATTAAGATAAAATCAAATTGATATATTTGTCTTTTTAGGTATAGATTTGATTTAATAAATGTCCATTTCAAAAAATTATAATTGCATAAAATCTGTTTTAGCAACAAAAGGAAAAACTCAAAAATGGTTATCAGAAGAGCTCAGAATAAATGTTAACACGGTATCCTCATGGTGTAGGAACACCAAACAACCTAAATATGAGAACTTGTATGAAATAGCTTTAATTTTAGGTGTTGAAATGGGAGACTTGTTGACCAAAATAAAAGACTTAAGAGATATTTCCGCCAAGTAACAGAGAAACGGCCGCTAGGTGTAGTCTGTGACTACGCCTTCCTATCCTTGGAATTTGTAATTACAGTAAATGTGGACTTTTTCAGATATGGGTGATGCATATCGTTCTGATAGTTACTGGTAGAGACATCAATGACCAAGAAATGCCTTATTGTCTGGCTTTTCAGGTTTTGTATGGGTATTTTTTTTTACAAGTAAGGATTACAGAGTTATTATTTTGAATAAACTGATCTGTAGTAAAAAGGACTTATCGAGTAAATTATTAGCAGGATATTACAGCATTTTTATTTTAGCCATTGCAAATGGACTATTGACGCAAAGGATTTTATTTGAGAAATATAAAATTAAACAGCACAAAAAAGCCACCACAAATTAATGAGATGGCTTATAATTATTTATAGCATTCGGCATTTGGCCTTAAGCTTTCGCCCTTCCTTCGCCCTTCCTTCTTCCTGCCTTAGACATTTCCCCTCATCTTATCCTAAAATTTGGTGTACTTTGATTTTTGAATATATTTGTATAATCTGAACTCCTAATCAAAGTCAAGAGGTTAAAGGAAACTAAAGACATAATATGAAGCGATCCTTATTAGTAATCACTTCTGCTTTCTCACTGAGAACATAATATAGAACTTTAAATATTCCCACTGCGTTATCCCGATAAAATCAAGAAAAAAAATGAAAATATTGTTGGATATAAAAGACGATAAGGCAGCCTTTATTATGGAACTACTCAATAATTTCAAGTTCGTAAAGGCCAAACCACTTACCCCATACAAAGCTGAAGTACTAGAAGGATTAAAAGAAGCTATTGAAGAAGTGAATCTTATTAAAACCAATAAGATAAAAGCACAACCTCTTGACAAGTTTCTTGATGAGCTATAAAGTGGATACGGTTACAGCTTTCCGAAAAGCTGTTAAAAAACTCATTAAAAAATATCCATCCCTTAAAAACGAATTGGCAGAACTTGGAAAGCAGCTTTCCAATAATCCTACTACAGGTACTTCTCTTGGAAATAATTGTTACAAAATCCGAATGGCTATCGCTTCCAAAGGAAAAGTCAAGTCTGGTGGGGCCAGAATAATTACCCATTTTTATGTGGCTGACAATACTGTTTTTCTTCTTTCCATTTACGACAAGTCAGATCAAGAAAATATTTCAGACAATCAAATCAAAGAACTACTGAAACTCATTCAATAAGATAGGGAATGGTAATGTAATCACGCTGATTAGCGTCTAGATTGCGACTACATCCCTCTAGCCCTCCCACGCCTGGGTGGAGTATGCCACTCCACCCTACTATCCTTGGAATTTATAATTCCAGTTACGAAAAACTTCATCTCAGAAGACCTCGTCAAAGCCGAAGATTTTTTTGTTTTAGGGAAGTCTTCACTAATGCATAAAGCGGGTTTAATTCTTTTAGAAAAAGTACTATAATAGGCCAAAGGAAGATGGTTATTTATTCAGATCTATCTTGACCACTTGTTCCAATAATATTGATTAATCTTTATTATGTATATCCGCAATTGCACCAGTAAAAGTTAAAAGCGAATCGAAATGTTCGTTTTAATTAAAATATCAACTCCTTCGGTCTTCAGTCTTCAAACTCCCGACCACTTAAGCAAAGGATTTAAGGTTACTGGCATCATTGCGGATAATCAGAATCTTTATTCAAGGACTAGTCAAATTTAAACTGTTATTTGAAAAACTGGCTTTTTTTGACGATTTTAAAAGTAGAATAA is from Echinicola marina and encodes:
- a CDS encoding TlpA family protein disulfide reductase codes for the protein MKKTTFTCFLAYLCLFGSDLFPQTKVADTFTGGAAVSNAAPSQLSELKVGDQLPDLLIENVLNHPEGKVQLSDYRGKLLILDFWATWCAPCVKGFPKLDSLQQEFEEDLMVLPVTYQDQEKVNKLFDKLSSLKGISMPIAVSDKLLRNMFPHKTLPHYVIIGREGMVSAITGGENITRKKIQALVEDKTQEFQLKADKENEFFDEQLFIGGNAQIEDKNLLFQSALTGYIPGLPGRMVEFKDSHGGRIFFTNTVLEKLYRIAFYAGDPNLYFGKNRIIYEGVDRSRFNTDLSGADYLAWMAEGNVYGYELVLPPSMLGRKFELMQEDLRRYFPQYSAQIEVRERPVYAIMLKDQALPRYGSTEKSFDFKPYGLSMKGYPLDRFVLQLNAYFYQKSPRPIVDRTGMDYSIALDIECSLGKVEELKKALEAKGLVLKEVEVPIEVLVIRKHQD
- a CDS encoding helix-turn-helix transcriptional regulator — its product is MSISKNYNCIKSVLATKGKTQKWLSEELRINVNTVSSWCRNTKQPKYENLYEIALILGVEMGDLLTKIKDLRDISAK
- a CDS encoding type II toxin-antitoxin system RelE/ParE family toxin — protein: MSYKVDTVTAFRKAVKKLIKKYPSLKNELAELGKQLSNNPTTGTSLGNNCYKIRMAIASKGKVKSGGARIITHFYVADNTVFLLSIYDKSDQENISDNQIKELLKLIQ